The following coding sequences lie in one Arachis ipaensis cultivar K30076 chromosome B05, Araip1.1, whole genome shotgun sequence genomic window:
- the LOC107643407 gene encoding proteasome subunit beta type-4, with the protein MASNSDSVSDTQRTLYPYVTGTSVVALKYKNGILMAADMGGSYGSTLRYKSIDRLKPIGKHSLLGASGEISDFQEILRYLDELILYDNMWDDGNSLGPKEVHNYLTRVMYNRRNKFNPLWNALVLGGVKNGQKYLGMVNMIGINFEDNHVATGLGNHLARPILRDEWHENLTFEEGVKLLEKCMRVLLYRDRSAVNKIQISKITEEGATLFPPFSLKTYWEFSAFKNPTVGAEGSW; encoded by the exons ATGGCCTCTAACTCGGACTCAGTCTCTGATACACAGCGAACTCT GTATCCCTATGTAACTGGAACCTCTGTGGTTGCTCTCAAATACAAAAATGGGATTCTTATGGCTGCTGACATGGGAG GTTCCTATGGCTCTACCTTACGGTACAAAAGTATTGATCGTTTGAAGCCTATTGGGAAACATTCTCTTCTTGGTGCTAGTGGGGAAATAAGTGACTTTCAGGAGATTCTACGCTACCTTGACGAGCTTAT CCTTTATGACAACATGTGGGATGACGGAAACTCCCTGGGACCTAAGGAAGTGCATAACTATTTAACTCGTGTGATGTATAATAGACGTAACAAGTTCAACCCATTGTGGAATGCACTTGTACTGGGTGGTGTGAAAAATGGGCAGAAGTACCTTGGCATG GTCAATATGATTGGCATTAATTTTGAAGACAATCATGTAGCCACAGGACTTGGGAATCATCTTGCAAGGCCAATTCTTCGTGATGAATGGCATGAAAATTTAACCTTTGAAGAGGGAGTCAAGCTATTGGAGAAGTGTATGCGTGTGCTCTTATATCGTGATAGGTCTGCTGTCAACAAGATTCAG ATATCCAAAATTACTGAAGAAGGTGCTACCCTCTTCCCACCATTCTCATTGAAGACTTATTGGGAATTCTCTGCCTTCAAGAATCCAACTGTCGGTGCTGAAGGTTCATGGTAG
- the LOC107643405 gene encoding probable rRNA-processing protein EBP2 homolog, giving the protein MEEHLVNDETTIGGEAEDRNEEMFASESESDEDVKLTEPLKTAVYNRDAVLDKLGDISWPENVGWIHTLSIDIDQEQEVDVNDDLTRELAFYNQAFEGTKQAYQKLQSMGLPFLRPPDYYAEMVKTDNHMQKVKGRVLAEKRKMEEAEERRKAREAKRLAKEIQAQKMKERAKQKKQDIESVKKWRKQRQQSGFADNGNDADLGFDFEDGKSFERSKGKRPGVSPGDRSGGKGKQAFGKGKTQKKREFRNSKFGFGGRKGMKKQNTADTTYDVKGFNKGEGKGNKKRKR; this is encoded by the coding sequence ATGGAGGAGCATTTGGTAAATGATGAAACCACCATTGGTGGTGAAGCTGAAGATCGTAATGAGGAAATGTTTGCATCAGAATCAGAATCTGACGAAGATGTGAAATTAACTGAGCCCTTGAAAACTGCAGTTTATAACAGAGATGCTGTGTTGGATAAACTTGGAGACATCAGTTGGCCAGAGAACGTGGGATGGATTCACACACTCTCCATTGATATTGATCAAGAGCAAGAAGTAGATGTCAATGATGACTTAACACGTGAGCTTGCATTTTACAACCAGGCATTTGAGGGAACAAAGCAGGCATATCAGAAACTCCAGTCAATGGGTCTCCCTTTTCTGAGGCCTCCAGATTATTACGCCGAAATGGTGAAGACTGATAACCACATGCAAAAGGTGAAAGGACGTGTACTGGCAGAGAAGCGGAAGATGGAAGAGGCTGAAGAGAGAAGAAAGGCTAGGGAGGCCAAGAGGTTGGCGAAAGAGATTCAAGCCCAGAAGATGAAAGAACGGGCCAAGCAGAAAAAGCAGGACATTGAATCTGTTAAGAAATGGAGGAAACAAAGGCAACAGAGTGGGTTTGCTGACAATGGCAATGATGCGGATTTGGGTTTTGACTTTGAGGATGGGAAGTCATTTGAGAGGTCAAAGGGCAAAAGGCCGGGAGTGTCTCCGGGTGATCGGTCAGGAGGGAAGGGGAAGCAAgcctttggaaaaggaaagacacaaaagaaaagagaatttagGAATTCCAAATTCGGTTTTGGAGGCAGGAAGGGAATGAAGAAGCAGAACACCGCTGACACGACTTATGATGTTAAGGGATTCAACAAGGGCGAAGGCAAAGGAAATAAGAAGAGAAAGAGgtaa
- the LOC107643406 gene encoding probable rRNA-processing protein EBP2 homolog — MEEHLVNDETTIGGEAEDRNEEMFASESESDEDVKLTEPLKTAVYNRDAVLDKLGDISWPENVGWIHTLSIDIDQEQEVDVNDDLTRELAFYNQAFEGTKQAYQKLQSMGLPFLRPPDYYAEMVKTDNHMQKVKGRVLAEKRKMEEAEERRKARETKRLAKEIQAQKMKERAKQKKQDIESVKKWRKQRQQSGFADNGNDADLGFDFEDGKSFERSKGKRPGVSPGDRSGGKGKQAFGKGKTQKKREFRNSKFGFGGRKGMKKQNTADTTYDVKGFNKGEGKGNKKRKR; from the coding sequence ATGGAGGAGCATTTGGTAAATGATGAAACCACCATTGGTGGTGAAGCTGAAGATCGTAATGAGGAAATGTTTGCATCAGAATCAGAATCTGACGAAGATGTGAAATTAACTGAGCCCTTGAAAACTGCAGTTTATAACAGAGATGCTGTGTTGGATAAACTTGGAGACATCAGTTGGCCAGAGAACGTGGGATGGATTCACACACTCTCCATTGATATTGATCAAGAGCAAGAAGTAGATGTCAATGATGACTTAACACGTGAGCTTGCATTTTACAACCAGGCATTTGAGGGAACAAAGCAGGCATATCAGAAACTCCAGTCAATGGGTCTCCCTTTTCTGAGGCCTCCAGATTATTACGCCGAAATGGTGAAGACTGATAACCACATGCAAAAGGTGAAAGGACGTGTACTGGCAGAGAAGCGGAAGATGGAAGAGGCTGAAGAGAGAAGAAAGGCTAGGGAGACCAAGAGGTTGGCGAAAGAGATTCAAGCCCAGAAGATGAAAGAACGGGCCAAGCAGAAAAAGCAGGACATTGAATCTGTTAAGAAATGGAGGAAACAAAGGCAACAGAGTGGGTTTGCTGACAATGGCAATGATGCGGATTTGGGTTTTGACTTTGAGGATGGGAAGTCATTTGAGAGGTCAAAGGGCAAAAGGCCGGGAGTGTCTCCGGGTGATCGGTCAGGAGGGAAGGGGAAGCAAgcctttggaaaaggaaagacacaaaagaaaagagaatttagGAATTCCAAATTCGGTTTTGGAGGCAGGAAGGGAATGAAGAAGCAGAACACCGCTGACACGACTTATGATGTTAAGGGATTCAACAAGGGCGAAGGCAAAGGAAATAAGAAGAGAAAGAGgtaa